One Cryptococcus decagattii chromosome 8, complete sequence DNA segment encodes these proteins:
- a CDS encoding T-complex protein 1 subunit gamma: protein MAMPGGMPMVVMNTGPERQSGRKAQTANIVAAKTVADVIRTCLGPKAMLKMILDPMGGILLTNDGHAILREIDVAHPAAKSMIELSRTQDEEVGDGTTSVIILAGEILAYSLPLLERHIHPVVIIRAFKSALNDALETIQRISIPVDITSEAEMLALIKTSIGTKFSSRWSDLMCKLALEAVRTVAVTAEAENGLVGSGEGGDKVNIKTVDLKRYARVEKIPGGEIEESRVLSGVMINKDVTHPKMRRRINNPRVILLDCPLEYKKGESQTNIEITKEEDWNRVLQIEEEQIKAMCDKIIEFKPDLVFTEKGVSDLAQHYLLKANITALRRVRKSDNNRIARAVGATIVNRVEDLRESDIGTQCGLFHIEKMGDEYFAFLDQCQNPKACTILLRGPSKDILNEIDRNLADAMSVARNVVFNPILAPGGGATEMAISVALGEKAKLLPGVAGAPYKAIADALEVIPRTLVQNCGGNAIRTLTELRAKHAEGQHLYGVDGETGKVTDMKAYGLLESASVKIQTLKTAIESATLLLRVDDIVSARRPGEDGGAGAGVQTMGEAGPEGMEM from the exons ATGGCTATGCCGGGAGGAATGCCCATGGTTGTAATGA ACACTGGCCCAGAGCGCCAGTCGGGGAGAAAAGCTCAAACCGCCAATATTGTCGCCGCGAAG ACCGTTGCGGATGTTATCAGAACATGTTTGGGTCCTAAAGCGATGCTCAAGATGATCCTCGATCCTATGGGTGGTATCCT TTTGACCAATGACGGTCATGCAATCTTAAGAGAGATTGATGTTGCTCACCCAGCTGCAAAGTCCATGATCGAGCTGTCGAGAACACAAGATGAGGAAGTTGGTGACGGAACCACCAGTGTAATCATTCTTG CTGGTGAGATCCTTGCCTACTCTTTACCCCTACTTGAACGTCACATCCACCCTGTTGTCATCATTCGAGCTTTTAAATCCGCCCTCAATGATGCTCTCGAAACTATCCAGCGTATTTCCATCCCTGTCGATATCACCTCTGAGGCCGAGATGCTCGCTTTAATTAAGACTTCTATCGGAACAAAGTTTTCTTCCAGATGGTCTGATCTGATGTGCAAGCTCGCTTTGGAGGCTGTTAGGACCGTTGCTGTAACCGCGGAGGCGGAGAATGGTTTGGTTGGCAGCGGCGAAGGTGGGGATAAGGTGAACATCAAGACAGTTGACCTTAAGCGTTACGCTCGAGTTGAAAAAATCCCCGGCGGTGAAATTGAGGAGTCCAGAGTACTCTCTGGCGTGATGATCAACAAGGATGTCACTCACCCTAAGATGCGACGACGAATCAATAACCCTCGTGTGATTTTGCTCGACTGTCCTCTAGAGTACAAGAAAGGCGAAAGTCAAACCAACATCGAGATCacgaaggaagaggactGGAACAGAGTCTTGCAAATCGAGGAGGAGCAGATCAAGGCCATGTGTGACAAGATTATAGAGTTCAAACCCGATCTCGTTTTTACTGAAAAGGGTGTTTCAG ACCTTGCCCAACATTACCTTCTTAAAGCCAACATCACCGCCCTTCGACGGGTTCGTAAATCTGACAACAACCGTATCGCCCGAGCAGTAGGGGCTACAATCGTCAACCGTGTGGAGGACTTGCGCGAATCTGACATCGGTACTCAATGTGGTTTGTTCCACATCGAGAAGATGGGAGACGA ATACTTCGCATTCCTCGATCAATGTCAAAACCCTAAAGCTTGTACTATCCTCCTCCGTGGTCCTTCCAAGGATATTCTTAACGAAATCGACCGCAACCTTGCGGACGCGATGTCTGTTGCCCGTAATGTTGTCTTCAACCCTATCCTTGCTCCTGGAGGTGGTGCCACTGAAATGGCCATCTCAGTGGCTCTGGGAGAAAAGGCCAAGCTCTTGCCTGGCGTTGCTGGTGCCCCTTACAAGGCCATTGCTGACGCATTGGAGGTCATTCCTCGGACATTGGTGCAAAACTGTGGTGGTAATGCGATCAGAACGTTGACAGAGCTGCGA GCCAAGCATGCAGAAGGGCAACATCTCTATGGCGTTGATGGCGAGACTGGAAAGGTGACGGACATGAAGGCGTACGGGCTCCTTGAATCTGCAAGCGTGAAGATTCAAACATTGAAGACTGCAATTGAG TCCGCCACACTCCTTCTCCGTGTTGATGATATTGTTAGCGCGAGGAGGCCTGGAGAGGACGGCGGTGCTGGTGCAGGAGTGCAAACTATGGGTGAAGCTGGGCCCGAGGGTATGGAAATGTGA
- a CDS encoding EKC/KEOPS complex subunit BUD32, producing the protein MAASTSLLSQGTLIKQGAEAKVYALPSLFPEPTIYNPASSSSSSPSPPTPVILKHRFTKTYRHPTLDASLTSQRLTFEARALARAAKAGVTVPKVVLVDEKAGVIGMERIEGWSVREVLGGGAEGEVEILAEQEIEGEVENKIEATPVREEPEDSENEGLKALKNLGVTEEHLMRSIGAALARLHKTMIIHGDLTTSNMMVRLTPGGPGPYEIVLIDFGLSFQAQFPENYAVDLYVLERAFASTHPRSEKLYAGVLETYAEGLGEKKWKPIQIKLKDVRRRGRKRDMTG; encoded by the exons ATGGCGGCCAGCACATCTTTGCTTAGTCAGGGAACGCTCATCAAGCAAGGCGCAGAAGCT AAAGTATATGCTCTGCCATCTCTATTCCCGGAACCAACGATATATAATCCtgcttcttcgtcttcttcctcgccttcccCCCCTACCCCAGTCATCTTAAAACACCGCTTCACCAAAACTTATCGACATCCTACACTTGATGCCTCTCTCACTTCGCAACGCCTCACTTTCGAAGCGAGGGCTCTCGCTCGGGCGGCTAAAGCTGGAGTCACCGTACCAAAAGTTGTTTTGGTAGACGAAAAAGCTGGGGTTATTGGTATGGAGAGAATAGAAGGCTGGAGCGTAAGAGAAGTTCTTGGTGGAGGAGCTGAGGGTGAAGTAGAAATATTAGCAGAGCaagagattgaaggagaggtCGAAAACAAAATTGAAGCTACACCAGTCCGTGAGGAACCGGAAGATTCGGAGAACGAGGGTTTGAAAGCGTTAAAAAATCTTGGTGTAACTGAAG AGCATCTTATGAGATCTATTGGCGCTGCTCTCGCTCGATTGCATAAAACTATGATCATTCATGGCGACCTGACGACCTCCAACATGATGGTGCGTTTGACGCCAGGAGGACCAGGTCCGTATGAAATT GTTTTGATAGATTTCGGCCTATCATTCCAAGCGCAGTTCCCTGAAAACTACGCCGTGGATCTCTATGTTTTGGAGAGGGCATTTGCTTCTACTCATCCAAGATCGGAGAAGCTTTACGCTGGC GTCCTCGAGACTTATGCGGAAGGACTCGGGGAAAAGAAATGGAAGCCGATCCAGATCAAGTTGAAAGACG tgaggaggagaggaagaaagagagacATGACGGGGTAG